The nucleotide sequence CGCGCGACAGCTTCTCCTTCTGCTCCATCTGGCGATGGCCGCTCATCCGCTGCTGGCGGCGGCGGAACGAGGCGACGGAGCGCGTGCGCTCGTCCTCGCCCGAGGTGGCGGTCGCGATGGTGAGGCGGCCGCGGTTGCGGTCGCCGCCCGGGGATTTCGGCGTCTTGGGCGCCGCGATGATCTTGAGCGGCTGGCCGGGACGCCGGATCACCCGCTTCGTGTTGTCGCTCTCGTCCTCCGCCGCGGCGGGACGGCCGGTGGCGGGGCGCGCGGCCGCGCCGGCGGGCCGCTGGGCGGTCGTCGGGGTGGCGGGCTTCTCCGGCTCCGGCGCGGGCGCCGGGCGGGCCATGAAGTTCAGGTCGCGGGGCTTGCGCGAGTCGGCCGTGATCGTGCGGCGCGGCTCGGTGGAAGCCGGCCGGGGCGCGACGGGCGGGCGGGCGCCCGGGGCCGCGGAGGCGGCCGGACGGGCACCGGCGGGCGCCGCAGGGCGGGCCGCGGCGGGAGAAGCGGGCCGCGCAGCAGCGGCCAAAGCCGGACGTGCGGCAGCCGGAGCCGCCGGACGGGCCGGGGCAGCGGGCGCGCTCGGGGCGGCCGCGACCGGAGCCGGCGCGGGCTGGGCGGGAGCCTGGACGGGCGGCGCAGCGGGCGCCTCAGCGGCGGCCTTCGCGGCTTCCGCGGCGCGCTGGCGCTCCTCGGCCTCACGACGGGCCTGAGCCTCCGCCTCGCGCTTGCGGGCCTCGGCGGCCTCACGCTCGCGCTGGGCGGCGGCCTCGGCCTCGCGGCGGGCAGCCTCGGCCTCGGCCTCGGCGCGGCGGCGCGCCTCCTGCTGGTCACGCTCGCGGCGCTGAGCGTCGGCGAGCGCCGCGGCGCGGGCCTCGCGCTCCTGCTCGCTCAGCGTGCGCAGCACGACGCCGGAGGTCGGACGCTGCGCGGGCCGCGCGGCGGCCGGCGCAGCGGGCGCCGGACGGGCCGCGGGAGCGGGCGCCGCCTCTCGGGTCGGGGCCTGTGTGCCGGGCGTGGCGCCGATGACGCGGCGCTTCACCGTCTCCACGACGACCTGCTTGGACCGGCCGTGGGAGAAGCTCTGACGCACGGTCCCCGCCTCGATCGGCCGCTTGCTGGACAGCGGTCGCGCGGGAGCCTTGCTCAGAGTCTTGTCGCCCGGGTTGTTCGTATCGCTCATTCAGTTCGAACCCTTGAGGGTTTCCATCGTCCCGTGAACCGGCGCCCCCTTGAGCGCCGACCTGACTCGTTCTGAGCAGGAAGCGGTGAGCTCAAGCCCACGGATCCGGCCAAGAATTCCTTAGATGTCGCATCCCGCTCGGACGCGGGCTTCGAACCCGCAACCGCCCGGAGGCTCAGGCACCCCCCGGCGGAGGCAGGACGCCCCCGTCTTCGCGTGCAGAGCCCGGCTCCTCGATCGCCGTACCGGCGCCCTCGAAGGAGCGTAGCCGACGCCAACGCGCCAGGCAGCCGGTGGCTCCGACTCCTGCGACGAGCGCAGCGTGTATCACATGATCCCGACCCAAGGCCATGTCCAATTCGTCTTCAGACAGGTCATCCACGATCGGGATCCCCGATATGGAGCTGCCATGCCGCCGGTGCAATGCCGCGACGAGCTTGCGGCGCCCGTCGGGACTCGCCTCAGCGGCGTGGATTAGGGCTGCAACGCCGGGCTCGCCGCCGATCGCCGACTCGACCTTCGAGAAGCCGGCGACGATGCAGCCCGCCTTGTTGGCGAGCGCGATCGCCTGGCGCAGATCCTCGCGCAGCGCCAGGGCGATCCGGTCGGGCAGGTCGGCCGGCACGGCGCCGGCCTTGCCCCGGAAGGCGCGCTGGAACTGCCGCCGCTTCACCGCCTCCGCCACCGTGTCGCGGCGCGCCGTCACCCAGGCCCCGCGGCCCGGAAGGCGCGCCCGCAGGTCCGGCACCACCGCACCATCGGGGCCCAGCACGAACCGAATCATCA is from Methylobacterium radiodurans and encodes:
- a CDS encoding RNA-binding protein; this translates as MEAAEIDTGEEPALDAGPGMGRRMPQRTCIVTRAVQAPEVMIRFVLGPDGAVVPDLRARLPGRGAWVTARRDTVAEAVKRRQFQRAFRGKAGAVPADLPDRIALALREDLRQAIALANKAGCIVAGFSKVESAIGGEPGVAALIHAAEASPDGRRKLVAALHRRHGSSISGIPIVDDLSEDELDMALGRDHVIHAALVAGVGATGCLARWRRLRSFEGAGTAIEEPGSAREDGGVLPPPGGA